The following proteins come from a genomic window of Streptomyces sp. NBC_01716:
- a CDS encoding ATP-binding protein — MTTRTDTRTDTGATAPASRQSLPAEERYAAELAFLAAYDDGPRPPGWALTPRAVVTFICGSGDEALRLTGTHAGLPARLTVAPKFIGERALVERCVVTLAGERGLLLVGEPGTAKSMLSELLAAAVSGTSALTVQGTAGTTEDAFRYGWNYALLLAQGPTPQALVASPVLTAMRTGRVARIEEITRCLPEVQDALVSILSDRRLSVPELAGTDDAQAAAVPGFSVIATANLRDRGVSEMSAALKRRFNFETIHPIADADAETALVRRQATAAVERAGTAYGVDDAVLDVLVTVFRDLRSGRSAEGWDVERPGTVMSTAEAVQVAASLGVAAAYLPGGELLDLVPGHLLGVVLKDDQTDHGRLLGYWDGPVRRRAEDGAEMWRRLWDLRENLR, encoded by the coding sequence ATGACGACCCGGACAGACACCCGGACGGACACCGGGGCGACCGCCCCCGCGAGCCGGCAGTCCCTGCCGGCCGAGGAACGGTACGCCGCCGAACTCGCCTTTCTCGCCGCGTACGACGACGGCCCGCGCCCACCCGGCTGGGCGCTGACCCCGCGCGCGGTGGTCACCTTCATCTGCGGCAGCGGCGACGAGGCGCTGCGGCTGACGGGGACCCACGCCGGGCTGCCCGCGCGGCTGACCGTCGCCCCCAAGTTCATCGGCGAACGCGCCCTGGTGGAGCGGTGCGTGGTCACCCTCGCCGGTGAGCGCGGCCTGCTGCTCGTCGGCGAACCGGGCACCGCGAAGTCGATGCTCTCCGAACTGCTGGCCGCCGCCGTCAGCGGCACCAGCGCCCTCACCGTGCAGGGCACCGCGGGCACCACCGAGGACGCCTTCCGCTACGGCTGGAACTACGCGCTGCTGCTCGCCCAGGGCCCCACACCACAGGCCCTGGTCGCCTCCCCGGTGCTCACCGCGATGCGCACCGGCCGGGTCGCCCGGATCGAGGAGATCACCCGCTGTCTGCCGGAGGTGCAGGACGCGCTCGTGTCGATCCTGTCCGACCGTCGGCTGAGCGTGCCGGAACTCGCGGGCACGGACGACGCGCAGGCCGCGGCCGTCCCCGGCTTCAGCGTGATCGCGACGGCCAACCTCCGGGACCGGGGTGTCTCGGAGATGTCCGCAGCGCTCAAGCGGCGCTTCAACTTCGAGACGATCCATCCCATCGCCGACGCGGACGCGGAGACCGCGCTCGTGCGCCGGCAGGCCACGGCGGCCGTGGAGCGCGCGGGTACGGCGTACGGGGTGGACGACGCCGTCCTGGACGTGCTGGTCACCGTCTTCCGCGATCTGCGCAGCGGTCGCTCGGCCGAGGGCTGGGACGTGGAGCGGCCGGGCACCGTGATGTCCACGGCGGAAGCCGTGCAGGTCGCCGCGTCGCTCGGGGTGGCAGCGGCGTATCTGCCCGGTGGGGAGCTGCTCGACCTGGTCCCTGGACACTTGCTCGGGGTGGTCCTCAAGGACGACCAGACCGACCACGGGCGGCTGTTGGGGTACTGGGACGGACCGGTACGACGCCGCGCCGAGGACGGCGCGGAGATGTGGCGGCGGCTCTGGGACCTCAGGGAGAACCTGCGTTGA